A stretch of the Pan troglodytes isolate AG18354 chromosome 20, NHGRI_mPanTro3-v2.0_pri, whole genome shotgun sequence genome encodes the following:
- the GZMM gene encoding granzyme M isoform X1 — protein sequence MLKDGGWRVCSSGRGCDRHLPHRKRVWGGSGLGPAPTLGLHSGMEACVSSLLVLALGTLSVGSSFETQIIGGREVIPHSRPYMASLQRNGSHLCGGVLVHPKWVLTAAHCLAQRMAQLRLVLGLHTLDSPGLTFRIKAAIQHPRYKPVPALENDLALLQLDGKVKPSRTIRPLALPSKRQVVAAGTRCSMAGWGLTHQGGRLSRVLRELDLQVLDTRMCNNSRFWNGSLSPCMVCLAANSKDQAPCKGDSGGPLVCGKGQVLAGVLSFSSRVCTDIFKPPVATAVAPYVSWIRKVTGRSA from the exons ATGCTCAaggatggagggtggagggtaTGCAGCAGTGGGCGGGGCTGTGACCGTCACCTCCCCCACAGGAAGCGCGTGTGGGGAGGCTCGGGGCTGGGGCCAGCACCCACACTGGGTCTCCACAGCGGCATGGAGGCCTGTGTGTCTTCACTGCTGGTGCTGGCCCTGGGGACCCTGTCGGTAG GCAGCTCCTTTGAGACCCAGATCATCGGGGGCCGGGAGGTGATCCCCCACTCGCGCCCGTACATGGCCTCACTGCAGAGAAATGGCTCCCACCTGTGCGGGGGTGTCCTGGTGCACCCAAAGTGGGTGCTGACGGCTGCCCACTGCCTGGCCCAGCG GATGGCCCAGCTGAGGCTGGTGCTGGGGCTCCACACCCTGGACAGCCCCGGTCTCACCTTCCGCATCAAGGCAGCCATCCAGCACCCTCGCTACAAGCCGGTCCCTGCCCTGGAGAACGACCTCGCGCTGCTTCAG CTGGACGGGAAAGTGAAGCCCAGCCGGACCATCCGGCCGTTGGCCCTGCCCAGTAAGCGCCAGGTGGTGGCAGCAGGGACTCGGTGCAGCATGGCCGGCTGGGGGCTGACCCACCAGGGCGGGCGCCTGTCCCGGGTGCTGCGGGAGCTGGACCTCCAAGTACTGGACACCCGCATGTGTAACAACAGCCGCTTCTGGAACGGCAGCCTCTCCCCCTGCATGGTCTGCCTGGCGGCCAACTCCAAGGACCAGGCTCCCTGCAAG GGTGACTCGGGCGGGCCCCTGGTGTGTGGCAAAGGCCAGGTGTTGGCTGGAGTCCTGTCCTTCAGCTCCAGGGTCTGCACCGACATCTTCAAGCCCCCCGTGGCCACCGCTGTGGCGCCTTACGTGTCCTGGATCAGGAAGGTCACCGGCCGATCGGCCTGA
- the GZMM gene encoding granzyme M isoform X2 — translation MASLQRNGSHLCGGVLVHPKWVLTAAHCLAQRMAQLRLVLGLHTLDSPGLTFRIKAAIQHPRYKPVPALENDLALLQLDGKVKPSRTIRPLALPSKRQVVAAGTRCSMAGWGLTHQGGRLSRVLRELDLQVLDTRMCNNSRFWNGSLSPCMVCLAANSKDQAPCKGDSGGPLVCGKGQVLAGVLSFSSRVCTDIFKPPVATAVAPYVSWIRKVTGRSA, via the exons ATGGCCTCACTGCAGAGAAATGGCTCCCACCTGTGCGGGGGTGTCCTGGTGCACCCAAAGTGGGTGCTGACGGCTGCCCACTGCCTGGCCCAGCG GATGGCCCAGCTGAGGCTGGTGCTGGGGCTCCACACCCTGGACAGCCCCGGTCTCACCTTCCGCATCAAGGCAGCCATCCAGCACCCTCGCTACAAGCCGGTCCCTGCCCTGGAGAACGACCTCGCGCTGCTTCAG CTGGACGGGAAAGTGAAGCCCAGCCGGACCATCCGGCCGTTGGCCCTGCCCAGTAAGCGCCAGGTGGTGGCAGCAGGGACTCGGTGCAGCATGGCCGGCTGGGGGCTGACCCACCAGGGCGGGCGCCTGTCCCGGGTGCTGCGGGAGCTGGACCTCCAAGTACTGGACACCCGCATGTGTAACAACAGCCGCTTCTGGAACGGCAGCCTCTCCCCCTGCATGGTCTGCCTGGCGGCCAACTCCAAGGACCAGGCTCCCTGCAAG GGTGACTCGGGCGGGCCCCTGGTGTGTGGCAAAGGCCAGGTGTTGGCTGGAGTCCTGTCCTTCAGCTCCAGGGTCTGCACCGACATCTTCAAGCCCCCCGTGGCCACCGCTGTGGCGCCTTACGTGTCCTGGATCAGGAAGGTCACCGGCCGATCGGCCTGA